From Quercus lobata isolate SW786 chromosome 11, ValleyOak3.0 Primary Assembly, whole genome shotgun sequence:
GGTGATATTTTGCAAGGAAATGGCATACTGAAGTCGAGCCGTACTTGGGACCAAGTTCGCGGAATATAATGTGATTAGGGTCCCAACCAGAAGTGTTGTGGCAAACAGCAGCAGATTCCACCTTATGTCCATTCTCACCACCAAGTAAAACCTTGAAAATCTTGGTATTCTCTGTGAAGTGGCAGAAGAAAGTCAGATAAGGGTAAGGCAAAGGATGACAAGCAACCCATTTAGGAGCGTAAATTTCCTTTGAAACTCTCAAAACACTATAATTCTGTGTCAAGGCAGTTGACATTGTGGGGTGTACTGTAGTTGTCAGAACATTCGGGTTAGCCCATGAGCCCATGACTTTATGCACAAAATCAAGCATGGACTCTAAAGATGTAGCACAGAGCTTGATCTCCCCTGGGATGTGTGTAACTTCACATTCATGGAGTGTGGCTTCCATGGCTCTGGCACTGGGAGAATCTATAGGGACTGAGAAGAGTTGAAGGATGTTTGGGAGTCGGGCCATGGAGAAAGGAATGTAATCAGCTTCTTCTCTAGGCAAGAACTGAGGAAATTCTTTTACGGGAAAGTAAAGAGGCATTATATTCCCCACAAACAAATCTTTTACGGGGAATAAGCCTACTGCTCCGAAGAGATGAGATGTTGACATTggcttcattttattttcttgcaccATCACTGATTCTTTAGAGTACTCTTCTCCATATGCTGTTATGTAACCATCTTTTGTGACTTTCAAGTGTTGCTTAGGTACATTCTGCATTTCATTAGCATGGTCGCACTGTAGACAAAAGCTCAAATATCATTATGGCCACGTACATTGCAAACAAGACTCCAACAATTTGCTTCAATAAAGTGcaaatgtttcttttttgtcccaattttttaagaagataaattataattagaGAAATATCACTTTTACATAGGTCTATAATATGTTGGGTGCACGTGGGCACCATAATCTAGTTCACAAGCAAATTCCATATATGTGCTTGTTACATGTTTTGTCCCAGACTAGTAAAGAATTCTAATTCAAATAGGATTAGGAATTAGAGGTGGTTGGCTTACCTGTAAAAACAAGGAGTTGGTACTGCATAGGGtgtgccaaaaaaaagaagataagaaaaaaagattttctttagtagtgaaaaaataattagtgtTGCTGTCTTCtaaataattattgtaattgatttgatagtAGTGAATTGATTTGGAGTTCGTtctgtgattttttctttcaagaagAAAGGTTTTTCTACATAAATATTTATGTTCTTATGTGTGATTGCTATTTTGGATTTAATGGACATCTTCTATATATGCCAAAGTTTCAATCTTATATCATGTACCACCAATCTACTTGTGACATGTGTCTCTTAATGTCACGTggcacttttttttcttttttttttcttttttccagcCCTTAGCGAAAAGAATCTTCCTCTTTCACttttcttgataattttttaatctaagagagagagaggaaaaaaaattgcttatGGCTAAAATATTTGGGTACTTAGTTTTCTCACTTTGTCCtgctagaaattaaaaaacatgtcATAAGTTTACTAGTGGTAAATGATGTGGGACAGGAACTTTGGGACATAGGATGCACCTTCGTCTATTATAGTATTATTGACTCCACTTTTATCTTTTAATGGTTGCACCAATAATAACATATCACTTTAATAGTTGTAAATTTGTTGTGCAaatttttgtccctaaactacttgggaaaaaaagttaattaagtAGCTTAAGCTTTCAAAATGGTGtaatatcaaacaaaaaaactaacatGCTTTTTGTCCTCCATCTCAGAGTCTTTGGAGACTGATTTAGTTTCATGGCTAGCTGAGTCATGTTGGTCTATCATCTCCACTTGTTTCCAGT
This genomic window contains:
- the LOC115967544 gene encoding BURP domain-containing protein BNM2A-like; protein product: MALRLAYWMLLFHFLFLMCDHGNGARDVAKQDWKQVEMIDQHDSASHETKSVSKDSEMEDKKHCDHANEMQNVPKQHLKVTKDGYITAYGEEYSKESVMVQENKMKPMSTSHLFGAVGLFPVKDLFVGNIMPLYFPVKEFPQFLPREEADYIPFSMARLPNILQLFSVPIDSPSARAMEATLHECEVTHIPGEIKLCATSLESMLDFVHKVMGSWANPNVLTTTVHPTMSTALTQNYSVLRVSKEIYAPKWVACHPLPYPYLTFFCHFTENTKIFKVLLGGENGHKVESAAVCHNTSGWDPNHIIFRELGPKYGSTSVCHFLAKYHLVWVPSPTTASI